A region from the Biomphalaria glabrata chromosome 14, xgBioGlab47.1, whole genome shotgun sequence genome encodes:
- the LOC129922663 gene encoding uncharacterized protein LOC129922663 — translation MVQASSTLVYPLDMYNTGASLTSYLLTSNLLSKNATDNHVTVTSTSSAKNEIQLIFQGQNTSEILLVGNSPINFCLFDKLNKSLDALYQSLLVKTSSNLDGAYLYSTQPFLVHLSTPEQVSLNQMTLDSTLDELLPLQYIGREYFIIQTENLQTMSSIKCLAAYNWTSITIVSSVVKSVVLNYISVTYETALNTSLVSYVYGNVSFYVYQTFSTLKGSQQDVCVTSLLPSSLWRYEYDFARVSNVHTIYMYIILETSLISDIVTSYWRVNWKCQNISGTQYSGCSSLLPSNITYLHIQLKNKQKTFGSYVLAQSSTASLCHPMGIAEINQSLTTQPMFQHQVYLQHLQAQKNSVCVKESSTLTSDITTWFTSAPTSDVTTINTSTEKATTYSTSDATLAGVTGDPINTSTKVLSECLCISSTAAATTPRTVEEGIEAANKIVTELKMNPKNVSSYRRTLTSALDQRRSSEAFGAAGVIIIAVVLAVFVISDVTYLWQFIHSFSHKG, via the exons ATGGTACAGGCCAGTTCAACATTAGTGTATCCATTAGACATGTACAACACAGGGGCCTCTCTGACGTCATACCTCCTCACCTCAAACTTACTTTCAAAGAACG CAACAGACAATCACGTGACTGTGACGTCAACATCAAGCGCCAAAAACGAAATACAGCTGATATTTCAAGGTCAAAATACATCCGAGATTTTACTTGTAGGAAATTCTCCCATTAATTTTTG TTTATTTGACAAGCTGAACAAAAGCCTGGACGCACTCTACCAGAGTTTGCTAGTCAAGACAAGTTCAAATCTTGATGGCGCCTATCTTTACTCCACCCAACCTTTTTTAGTCCATCTCAGTACACCAGAG CAGGTCAGTCTGAACCAGATGACCTTGGACTCTACCCTGGACGAGCTACTGCCGCTACAGTACATTGGCAGAGAGTACTTTATCATTCAGACAGAAAACCTCCAAACTATGTCTAGTATCAAGTGTCTAGCAGCCTACAATTGGACCAGCATTACAATA GTCTCATCAGTCGTGAAGTCTGTAGTTCTTAATTACATTAGTGTAACGTATGAAACAGCTTTAAATACCAGCCTAGTCTCCTATGTGTACGGGAATGTCAGCTTCTATGTGTACCAGACCTTCTCAACTTTGAAAG GTTCCCAACAAGACGTGTGTGTGACGTCTCTGTTACCATCAAGTCTATGGAGGTATGAATACGACTTTGCTAGAGTCTCTAATGTCCACACAATCTATATGTATATCATCCTAGAGACCAGCCTAATTTCGGACATAGTCACCAGTTACTGGAGAGTAAATTGgaaatgtcaaaatatttcag GTACTCAGTACTCCGGTTGTTCCTCCCTACTGCCCAGTAACATCACTTACCTACATATacaactaaaaaacaaacaaaaaacatttggaTCTTATGTGTTGGCTCAAAGTAGCACTGCGTCCCTCTGTCACCCCATGGGAATAGCGGAGATAAACCAAAGTCTGACAACTCAGCCGATG tttcAGCATCAAGTCTATTTGCAACATCTTCAAGCCCAAAAGAATTCAGTTTGCGTCAAAGAATCCTCTACCCTGACAAGTGACATCACAACCTGGTTTACTTCTGCTCCTACTTCCGACGTCACTACCATTAACACGTCCACTGAAAAAGCTACAACGTATTCCACCAGCGATGCTACACTGGCAGGAGTCACTGGTGATCCGATCAATACCTCCACGAAGGTTTTGTCTGAGTGCCTTTGCATCTCCAGCACGGCGGCTGCTACCACGCCCAGGACTGTCGAAGAAGGCATAGAAGCTGCCAACAAGATCGTGACTGAGCTGAAAATGAATCCCAAAAACGTCTCGTCTTACAGAAGAACATTGACCTCAGCCTTGGACCAGAGAAGGTCTTCTGAAGCCTTTGGAGCTGCTGGCGTTATCATCATAGCTGTTGTTCTAGCAGTGTTTGTTATATCCGATGTAACGTACTTGTGGCAGTTTATTCATTCCTTTTCACATAaaggttaa
- the LOC129922709 gene encoding uncharacterized protein LOC129922709, with translation MQTFLQDYLQNRTGWIGANNMNTKSLFRWAVSNRTMYTGFTFLNDNTGSSNYVLWRYTTGAGVVWEARTGQELNGFVCQTAPSALNSRFYVAVMPQLYNGSSLQGQLQVTSSNPDVMYIRFKVSYNKSSQNTTILPLAPRTAVNFLVDENVFLTTPGKNDLFPVTWSQPR, from the exons ATGCAGACATTTCTTCAAGACTACCTCCAGAACCGAACAG GTTGGATAGGAGCTAACAACATGAATACAAAAAGTCTGTTCCGATGGGCGGTCAGTAACAGGACCATGTACACTGGTTTCACATTTCTGAATGACAACACTGGCTCAAGCAACTACGTCTTGTGGAGATACACCACAGGTGCAGGGGTCGTGTGGGAGGCCAGGACTGGTCAAGAGCTCAACGGATTTGTCTGTCAGACAG CCCCATCTGCTTTAAATTCTCGTTTCTACGTGGCGGTCATGCCCCAACTGTACAATGGGAGTTCACTGCAAGGACAGCTTCAAGTGACCTCCAGCAACCCTGACGTCATGTATATCAGGTTCAAGGTTAGCTACAACAAGAGCTCCCAGAATACAACAATATTACCTCTGGCGCCAAGGACAGCTGTCAACTTTTTAGTAGATGAAAACGTGTTTCTGACAACGCCAGGTAAGAATGACTTATTTCCTGTCACATGGTCCCAGCCCCGGTGA